A stretch of DNA from Lotus japonicus ecotype B-129 chromosome 4, LjGifu_v1.2:
ATATAAAAACCTCGCTAGTGCACTAAAGTGGGAAACGCGTTAGAGCAAGTACCTAGTATGTGCCCGTTTTGCGTCCTATTGGAAACGTGGTGTTTGAATTAACGTGATTTTGTAAAGATAATTTTGGATAGAATTGTGTTTAAGTAAACATGATTTATATTTGGATAATTCGTAACAAACGTGATTTTGAAAAAATGAATGTTGTTTGAATGATATTAATTAAAGTTACGtttgaaaaatataattaaaaaatattatccttttgcataaaatcaaattaaagacatttaataaaattcaaaattaacaaATCATTATCATTAATAAATTAACAAatcaagttcaaaaaaaatttaacaaatcAACAAATTAAGTTTATAATAAGCtgtacgttcaaaaaaaaaagtttataatAAGTTGTTACTCAAAATCTAACAGCACTATAAATtcattaaattgtttttttttttgacattcaACTTCTCATATATTAAACTGGGATAAAAGTAGGTACATCAGCAATTAGAAACGGGGTGGCTTCAGTCGGATAGTCCTCAATCCACACATGACGGAGGGAACTAAAAGACCATTTTACCAGAAAATCCGCCACGGCATTACCCTGCCTTCTAACATGAACAATGCTTAAATCAAGAAACTAGTACTAATATGTAAGCAATCTTGCACCACAGTTGATAAATAAGAAGGACTCTGTAACTTAGCTATCCATGCTTTATAGAGAACCAGACAATCAGTCTCCATGATGACACTTCCAAAACCAAGGTCTTGAGCCAACCGTAAAGCTCATCTGCAGCACAAAGCTTCAGCCATTAAAGGAGAGAACTCCTCCTGTAGGGTCTCTGTGGCAGCTGCGAGCACCTTCCCCGGATGGTCGCGGGCAACCATTCCAAAACCAGTACCATGAGTGCCCCTCACCGACACATCGATATTGATCTTGACCCGTCCTCGTGCTGGCGCAACCCACCTCATGTCTGTATCGTTGCCATTTGAAACGGGAGAAGAGATCCCCAAAAGCACAGTAGCGTCATCACCATGAACGCCTGGCTCGAACTCAACGGGTGATGGAACATTAGCATAGGCTTCTTGAATCACAACTGGTATTGGCAATAGAGCCTTGGTGAAAACCATCTTGTTCCTTCGGTTCCAAATAGCCCAAGCGATGGTGAAGATCACTGCCACTACGTCTTCAGCTACGTCCTGAACCTATAACCACGTCGATATCCAATCGTGGAATTGCACTTCAGCTTCTGGAATGCGAATCCCCAGGGGGCAAGAAAACCAAATGGCACGCACAGTCGGGCATCTCAATAGAGCATAGGTCACCGTCTCAGGCTCCATCTGGCATAATGGACAAAGGGGATCGACATCAACACCACGATTTTGCAGGTTAACGTTCACGGGCAACACCTTCTGGCAAGCTCTCCAGACAAAGCTTTTGCACTTGGGAGCAGCTCCGGTCTCCCAAATTCCTTTCCAATTCAGTTGCAAACCAGCAGACGTGGAGGGGGGTGAGATAGCATTCTTCTCCATGAGCCAATTATACCCGGATTTAACCGTATACAAACCCATATTTCCGTGAGGCCACATCAGAGCATCATGAGGTCGACGAACTGATAACGGAATTTATAGAACTTGTGTTGCTATATGCGGTTGGAGAAGGTCACGAACTAAGCTTCGTTTCAACCCTCCAGGACCAATTAAACCAGAGACCATGAGGGGAGCCGAGGCATCTTGCACCATACCGTATGCTTTAAACCCGCACACTCCCGGAACCCATCTGTCATTTCAAACACTGATTTTTTCCCCATTTCCAACTCGCCAAATGCATGTGTCAATGAAGGTATCTCGTGCACGAAGGATACTCCTCCACGTAAAGCTTGGGCGAAAACCCAATTTAGCAGAAACAAGAGACGTGTTTTTATAGTAGCAAGCCTTAAACACCTTTGAAGCCAAGTCATTGTCATTCGTAGTGAGGCGCCACCATTGTTTCTCCAACAGAGCTAGATTGAAAGCATGCAACATCCTAAACCCCAATCCACCTTGCTTCTTTGGCCTTGCTAGTCTCTCCCATCTCATCCAGTGGATCTTCCTTATTGACATATCGCCTCCCCAAAAAAACCTATTCATCATGGTCTCTATTTGTGAGCAAAGTGAATCCGGGAGGAGAAAACAGCCCATGACATATGAGGGAATGGCTTGGACCACCGACTTAATAAGGACCTCCCTCCCCGcctttgaaagagctttctCCTTCCACCCCTTAAGTTTCTTCCAGACTCTCTCCTTCACAAAATTGAAGATTTGAGACTTTGATTTACCCACAATAGTAGGTAAGCCCAAATAACGATCAAAGCTCTCTACTGCCTTTACACCCAAAAGCTGAACTAGCTCATCAAATCTGTGAGTTGGCACATTTCGGCTACACAAGAGCTGAGATTTGTCAAGGTTGACCATCTGGCCAGAAGCTTCCTCATAAGCCTTAAGAATCCCCCCCAATAACAGCAGCTTCCTGAGGATTATCACGAAAGAAGATAATATTGTCATCCGCAAAGAACAGGTGGGACACAACAGGTGATGTTTGGGCCACTCGTACCCCATGTAAGGAGCCATCCACCAAAGCCTTCCTGAGCATTGCAGTGAGGACCTCTCCACAGAGAATGAATAGATAGGGGGAAAGAGGATCTCCTTGGCGGAGGCCACATTCCGGGGAGAAGCTAGTATGCGGAAAGCCATTAATCATCACTGCAAAGGACACAAAAGTCACACACCTCATGATCAAGCCTACCCAGTGTCCAGGGAACCCCACTTCCTCCCTGGCGCATGTGGAACAGAGCACTTCCTTAGTTGCGAGGCGGCTGACGCAACAGCATGTGACTACGGCTAAATAGAAAATATAAACGGTGAAAAGACtgacaaaataaaaaaccacagaaaaaggaaaggagaaaGGACGAGTCGAACAGATATGGATCGAGTTGCCCAGCGTGAACGGTGGATCGTGAGCGGCAGATAGAGTTGGAGCGCGAACGGCAGATCGCGAGTGGATTCGCACAGATCTGAGAAGAACAACATGCCATGAAATGAGTCGCACAAATCCGAGAAGAACGACAGAGCGGAACTACGCAGATGAGAAGAAGTGCAACAACGGCGGAGGCGAGGCACGAACGGCGGCTGGCGGGATGGCAGAGGCGTGGGATCTGGTTGGTGAAAGCCAAAAAATGATTGTTGAACGCTAAACGCCCAACGCCACAGCTCCTATTTGTCCATTCCAAAAAACGCAGTTTTGGTCCAGATTCGCGTTTGTGCGTTTAGAATAACGCCGATCCAAACAGTGTGGCAAAGCTAGTAATCAGCGTTTCTCTCAACGCAACGCGCGTTTTGACCCTCAAACGCCCATCCAAACATGCCTTATATATTGTGAATTAAAATGGTTTCTCGGGCTTGGATAAGTGTTGAActtgttagtttttttattttatttttttgaaattgaactTGTTAgttaaaattatgttttttttataagcaatgttAATGTTGAATTAAGATGAAGTACAACGGGTACTTCCGCCCATTAAAATATCAATCTTGCAGAAAACCAAACCCAATGAAAACCATGTACAATAAGACCCAGGACTAATGAAGTGTTCTCAAACAAGACATCGGAGTGGTACACCACTCGTAGGAAGAAGAACTAAAGCCTTGTACCATAGTAGTTAACCATCTCCATGATCGAACCTGAATCAGCTCAAATACCCGTGCCTCCAAAAATTGGGTACCCCTGAACAACACTCCATTCCTGGCCAACCAAACAGACCATACTGCTGCAATCCACACCGCTCGCCAACAATTATTTTGCTTTAGAGATAAGGATGGCACATCATGCTGCAGAAAGTGTGCACGTCTTGCCTGGGGTGACACAGTTGCGACGGCTATCCAGCCATAGCACCGATCCCACACAGGACCAACGCACGtgcaagaaaaaaacaaatgcTTTGTCGTTTCCTCTGATACGCCACATAACCCACACTTGGCCTCATCAACATCACGAATTATGTTCCTCCGTCGAAGATTAGCTTTGGTCTGCACTCGATCAAGTAGAAGCCTCCAAACAAAAGCATTGGCATTTGAAGGCGCTATTCCAACCCACACCTTCTCATAGACCTCTGAGTCTGAGTCTGCAATCGGGTCCAATAACAACTAGTACGCTGATCTGACTGTGTAAATGTCTTCTGTATCAAGAGTCCATTTCCATCTATCCTCTGTCCCCTGCTGCAAACACACTCCCGCCAGAGCCTGGATCAAATCAGCTTCCTGTCTTTGTTCCCTCACACTCAATTCTCTTCTCCATCTAAACTCCCACTCCCACACCCCATTATGCCATTGACCCATACCCCCAATCCTACAATTCTTTTGAACAGACAAGTGGAACAACTTCAAAAACTGCAGCTTCAAAGGCTCAGACCCGAGCCACTGTTCCTTCCAGAACAAGGTTGACCCACCATCACCAACCCGCATCCTTACCCCCTCATCAAACCAGCAGCCCTCCATCTCACCATAACACACCGACCACATATCCCTCCACCAAACCGAGGCGTTTCGTGGACACCCAATTGATCCACCACACCTTGCATCCCCATACTTTGCCTGAATAACCTTGCATACCATTGGTTTAAATACAGAATAATTGTATAATGAAGGATTCAGACAATTGTATGATGTAACAAATTAATGTATTGAACATTTATTGGTTTAAATATAACCGTTTttgctgttttggtttttttttttgacaacgcTGTTTTGGTTAGAGGTTGTTCATCTTGTAAATGGATGaagatttttgtttttcttatcttttttgtCTGTTTTTActaggtttttattttttagctaTGGCGGTTTATATTTTTCCGGCTCTAAATTTGTCTCTTATCTCTTtatgaatatatataatttttaaacaaaatttattaatatatttagattaaaaaatgtATATATGCCATTTACGTATAGACAACTACTCATAAAATACaaggccggccctgggcctgtgcaagtaGACCCAcaacccagggcctccaaaaaaatTCGAATACTTTTTACaacgtttttaattaaaaaagcgTTGTAAATAGTCAATCTTTTACAGCGCTTCGTTCCGCTGTATACTATTTAACAGCGGCGAGAGGTCCGAAGCGCTGCAAAAGGCCTTTTTTTGGCTTAGTGTTCCTATTAtactttctccaaaaaaaaatttaggggtccatttttattattaacccagggcctccaaaatgttgGGACCGGCCCTGATAaaatacatttcaaaaaaaaagtacacTTAAAATATATCCAAATGAAGAATCAGGAATCGCTTATTTATAATGGGTTGTCTAAATTACTTAAGTGGGTTAGTAACTCATAACTCAATGAatcaatatgattttttataaataaaatataaaaattcgaACTTacttatcttaaatgtgattggaAATAAGTTATTTAACCTAAACTTTCTCATGTATCATTTAGGTAACCTCATCTATATATGTAATGGTAATTTAATTTGTAGATTATACTGATCGTGAGTTGAATTTCATAATTGGATACCACATGGGAAGATGAGAAAAGCTATTACTCATGATTTGCATTATTTtatataggcttaattccagtttgagCCCTTGATGTTTCACAAATAAGCGCTATGCatcccctgtgtttaaaatgtgcggtcaagcTCCCTGATATCTCTAAAACTTGCGATCCAGTCCCTTCCGTCTGtttccgtctgttgaccaaacggagctgCCACCACGTCATTCATTAAATTACGTTCCCACACTTGagcattaatttttttccttttatttttctttccattcaTCTCTTTCAACCTCCATCCGTCTCcttcttcaaccttcatctcTCCTAAGTTGAACATCAACCCAGAAATCCAAATTGAAAACCTCACAATCATCAATCCTTCATCCTCTCCTGGGTCTTCACTCCCTTCATCGTCAACCACAAAAGCTCCAACTCCAAtccctcttcctctcctccCTCTTCACCACTACAAACCCAAAACCAGGATAATACCGCAGATCTAGAACTAAAACGCGTCCTTGAGCCAGAACAAAAAGAACCTAGAACCGTTTTTTTGTCTCCTAATTGATATCTGATTCAAAACAAAATAGGCGAAACCCTAACCTAAGAGAAAGAGTGAGGGATCAAGAGAGTGTGATAGGTGCTGAAAGGAGGGATGTTGGCGCGATAACATGGAAACGAGGATGTCGTTGACGTCGGCATGGAGAACGGAGATTGGGCCGCACAACGGTTGGCGTCAATTTGGCTCATGATAGAGAGGAAAAAGATGAGAATGAGTTTCTACGGCGGAGCGAATCTTGAGAGCAGCGAAGGTGGTGGCACGCAGTAACGGCGCGATGGCAGCTCTCCTTCTTCTCGTGGATGCCTTGCTCCTTGTCTCCGTTTGGGTAGAGAGATCCACATAGAATTGAAACGTACTTCAGGGGAAGATAACAGACAATTGGAACATGTTTGTATAGAGAGGTAACAGAAAGATTCACAAAGAAAAGGAAGAGATTTAGAAACTGTTCAAACTGGATTTTTATTCTACTTCAGGGAATTGAAATGCGTTCTTGGTTTGGAGAAGAAGAATGTAGGTGAGAAAGATCAATCAATGAATTaaagtttattttatttactggagtaattttgttttttattcaattatttcatttatttgttttatttgttcaattttttatttatttaaacaaacTTTTATGACGTGGCGGTGAGCTCCGTTTGGTCAATAAACGGAAACAGATGGAAGGGTTTGGATCGTAAGTTTTAGAGACATTAGGGAGCTTGACtgcacattttaaacacaggggatgcagaccgcacatttgtgaaacatcaagGGCCCAAACTGAAATTAAGCATTTTATATATTAAAGTGGTTTTCAAACATACCGGAATATTTGGATTGGCTGGCTGGTGGTTCTAGAATGAACCACACGAACCATTATAAAATAATAGCTGTCATTATAAGCTAAATTTATGTTTCCATTCGTACCTATTGATGTTTGTACATTTAAAATGGAAAATTCAGCCCATGAAGACAGCCATAAAGAAATGACCATAAATAATGAAAAACCAAATTCAGGGTCCGTTTATTGTAAGGTtagataaaaattaatttgatgaaGGTAAATTTAATAGAAGTAAGTTTAATATGGAAAAGTTTGAAGAAATGAAATTTTCTTTAGGAATGAAGTTAAAGAAATAAATGTTAAAGTTAAGTTCGTTTtagaattaaaatattattatatatagagCCAGAAAAAACGGTGGAAATCCATTACAAAGGACAAAATGAGAGGCAAACCAGCCAAAGAAAGTGGAATACACACCTCCCCATGGAATTAATACAAAAGTCCaccaacaaaagccaaaaatCATAAAACGCAAAATAAATCCAACCTAAGAAAGTCCCAAACCATGAAATAAGCTCCCATAAGCACCACCAAGATGCTAAGAGGAGATTATCTCTCTAAGTTCTTTCCCCATACCAAGAATAGCCTCTAAATTGCTCTCGGGGTATACAAGACCCAAGACTTTTCCGAGAAGCCACGATTTCTTAGCTCTAGTAAAGTACTTACCAGAAGGAAAGACATTTGAGGGCGTAGGGACTGACATCTCTAAAGGAGATGAAATACCAAAAGAAGCAAACTCCCCCTCCGGCAAAGCTTAAAGTTCATCACCAGCAGCGGAGATCACCATAGAACGGGAAGGTCGTCCACGAGTTTTTAAAGACTCACCCCGGCCTTGTTCTTGGGACGACCTCTAGGTTTAGGTGAGTCAACCTCTAAAGCAAGGGAAGCTCCTCCTGTAGAAACGACACTGAAGGAGGACTCGACAAGCCCCATCCCGCTCTCAAAAGAGCAGTCATCACCACGAGTCGAGCAAGAACCAACCTCTGAAAGCGAATCAATAACCACCTTCCCAAACCTAGCAACATTGCAAACCCCCAGAGCGAGAGAAGAGGAGCCAGCGCCTACCAACCTCTCGAGATAAACATCAAGGGGAACCTCATTGAGAACTGAACGATGAAGTTAAGTTAATGTTAGAGATTAAATTACTAAAATgtacataaaataaaatgataaatatGATATAGATTTCAATAATGATTTATAAATACCCCTACAATAAAGAcacaaaaaaacacatttttgtCATGCGAATTTTCCTTCACATTTTCTTGCGGATTTTTCTTCGGAAAGATTTGAAGGAAAGATTTGTAAGAAAATCCACAGGAAAGAACTATTCTCCAAGAAATTTTGGTAGGAAATAATTTTTCGGCAGTTTGAAACAATCGCTAAATAGCCGTGCTAAATTTGAAGCAAAATCCTCAGGAAAATCGGTGTTTTTTATGTCCCTGCTGTAGCCGTGTTTATGAATCATTATTGTATAAATGTGATATATCGGTGATTGGATCATCTCCAACCATATCTTTGTTCGGCCTCTCTCCAGTCCAGGGCCGTGGAAGCCATAAGGGAAATTAGGCAAATGCCTAAGGCcccaactttttttttactatcCATAGGccccaattttttaaaaataaccaCGGAAAAAATTGGAAAATTACTCTAGAATAGTTTACATGATCAGCTACTTATTAGGAAGAAAATTTGAAACAAATGAAACGAGAAAGTTAAAGAGAAAATGGTTCTTATCACTTatttagaaaattataaaaaaaaaaagaatttgcaTTGACTTTATAATCCACACAAAAAAAAGTCATCGAAATTGATATAGAACCAACATTCCGCAAAAAATGTAAAGTTCATAAAAAGCCTCatttttatgaaaatattagtaGTGAGATCACACATTCATCTAAAGAATCTTTTCGCATTGAGTATTTTTATACAGATCAATCAATTAATTATCTTGAAACACCATGAGTACATATTAGATTCTTTTCCAAATGTAAATATTGCCTATAGAATTTTATTGACAATTTCTGTAACGGTTGCtatagatgaaaaaaaaaatttcaaaattaaaatttcttaaATCGTATCAAAATCACATCGACTGTGTTAGCTATTTAATTTATCTATTAAACACGAAATGTTAGAATTGTTGATTATAAAACTATTATAAATGATTTTGCAGCTCAGAAAGCTAGAaggttaatataaaaaaatcgaaaatttatatgatatattaagtATCTTTAAGCCCCTAAATGATTTTCGCCTTAAGCCCCCAGATGTCTATACACGGCCCTACTCCAGTCATTTGATGGCCATTGAGTTTACAACTGTGATTGATTAGAGTAAAAAAACaaatcattaatttaaaaatgaaatgggtgactgtagtttttttttactgCCACGCTGGAGAGGCAGTAAGCAATCTCAATTTTATGTATCACCAGGATAATATTATAATTGACAtctaaaatgaaaatataacaaTGAAAAAACTAAAATCTCGTCAAGAAAACTTGGGTTTTGTATGTTAAGAAATTAAGTTTTGAACATAAAGATATTTTCCAAACAAAATAACACTAATTTCAATGTACTAATTTAGGTTATTTTTACCAAAACTGAAAAATGTAGTTAAAACAAATAGACACTCAATCTCGCAAACAACTAGATCGGTGGAGAAGTCTAATGCGTGTGACTCAAAAACGTGTTTCACCGTATGCCACTAAATAGATAGGTTAAGTTTAAAATTTAGTgatgttcaaaaaaaagtttaaaatttagtgacatttatttattttttatttctcattAGTCCCTCATCAACTTATCAAAACACATTTGTTGCTTACTTTGTCATTGCAAATTCACATACTCAAGAGTTTAATACTTCCTATGCATATGACCTTAGTCTGTACGATTTTGTTGAAATCCTGGTCGATGTCCAGGTCCTCCTTGGGTTGACTGGTATCTTTTGTTTTTCTCATCAGACTCCAGTTTATTTGACCCACTGCATATGTTAATCCAGCAGCAGCTTGGGACCCAGAAACAGTAGTGTTAGGACCCGCATCAATCTTATTTCATACACTTTCCATTCATTTACTACTTGCATAAAATGTGACAAGTGAAGCAGGCACAAACTCATTCAAACGACAACAACAACCCAACTTGAACATAGAGCAATGAATTGAAGGCCCGGATGCAAAGCTGAAATCTTCATAGCAGCAGACAACCAACAAACCAGGGTGGTAAAAAAAGGGTTGACCCTAGAAGGCATTTGGTTACGATCGAATTCAAGCCCAGCAATGATGGCAGTCTAAGAAATCACGTCACGCAAAGGCATTTGGTTAAACAAGCACAGGGCATAATCAACTCGACCATTGGCACAGCACCTGTGAACCATCACATGCCACTTGGCCATGTCCTTGTCCTAAAGGGGGGAATCGCCCAGGACAAGGCTTTATCATCCTCGACCCTTCCAAAGTGCAAGAAGCGGTCAATGACAGTGGTCTAGGACATAGCTGTTTTGTGGGGCATTTCGCCGAAGAAATTCTAAGCGATGAGGAAATCACTGATGTGGATGCAAACCTTGATGATGGAGTTCTAGCTAGGAAATGACATTCTTGTTCAAGATTTGGCAAAAGAGGTCAATGGCTTTAGGGAGTCGATTTTGTTGAACTTCAGAAGGGTCGAGGATGCTAAAGCCTTGTTATGGGTGATTCCCCCTTTGAGGTCAAGGAGCTACATGATGGAGAGACCCTTATGGCGAGCTCCTTATTCaagttctctctctctctcttcatcctttcaAGTGATGGAACTAACTCAATCATCCTTATTAATTTGGAATAAAGTCAACCTTAGATTACAGGTCTGTTGGCTAATTGGTCTCCTTGAGCCATCATAACTAAACTTGTTGGCTAGTTATGCCATGAATGTTCAGATAATGAAAATTAAGGGGGAACGAAGGATAAATGAAATTACACACAAgttacattattattatttttccgaAAGCAAGTTACATACAAGTTACATTATATTCAGATTGCACACCAACTATGATTAATTAACATCCAGTGGTATTGAATATCTAACAAAGTTAAACCACTTATTGAATTAATGAACATAACCACCACATGAAGAGGCTAACTGAGCCAGAATATTGCTCCTGTTGGTCCTTTCAGAGCTTGGCAATCAACCCGTTCTGGACAGGCTTTGCAGGTACGCCATGGTCCTTATCATCCAAATCACCTGGGCTTGGGGGAACATCTACCGCGGGAGAAGAATTGAAAAACCCATGTGGCTGCATCATAAATTGTATATGTAAGCAAAATTAGTATCAGTTCTATTTTCAAGTGCTAAGTGTTTCAATATCAATCACATTTGAAATTTGCAAAGAAAGAGtagcaaggaaaaagaagcTAATGGTGAATTGAATACCATAAGCATAAAACCAATGTGATCCACAGGCATAACAGGCCAGTCTTCTAATCGAGGAATGTGTGTCACCCCAAATACGTACCTGAAAATTTTCGACCAAATAAGATATCATGtaactaaaaagaaaaatgaagggACCAAATCAACAATTATCAGTCAATGAAATCAGAAACCAACCACTACTTGTGATAACTGATAAGCTAGTCTGCATATTCATGTATGCAATGAAGAAGTGTAATGAAGGAACAGCATGCATAAAGCAAGAGTATAATAGGTTCATATGGATATCATCTATCCAAGAAAGAGGAGTGAACTAACCATAGAACTATATCAGCTTCTTCTAGTGGTCGATTTTGCTTAACCCAAGTAGCCAAACCCTCTCCAACGCGTGGATTTTGATTAGGAAACTCTCCTCCAGGATGCATTTCATTGCGTGCATAAGCAGTAACCCAAAGATTGTGCTTCAAGAATGCTGCTCTTCTCATAAACTTGGCGTCTGATCCAGCTAATGGTAAACAATTTGAACCAGGTACTAGCTTGTAACCAGTTAGATGCCCAGTTCGGTTTACAGTCCTTGTGTTCCTAACCTAAACAGGAAATGTACATAAGCAACTCTAGGTGGAAGCTAGGTTTTTTTTCAAACAAGTAAAATAAGATGAACTAGCTAACATAAAACACATTCTTGTGTCAATAAAGATTCATAATTTTCAGAAGTGAAAACAAAAAGTAAGCCTCCTGGAACCACAGCCAGAATTGATACATATGgttgtaaataaggaattaatataagaattattattagaagattatattcagtattaggagatttattctcttattaggagattgtgtacataattagttatttccttatttaggattagtcttcttctatataatgtaattaccctttgtattctgattaagaagtaataatacaatttctcctactttcaagttggtatcagagctcccgatctTGGGAGTTCTGCTTCTGCGAAAAAAACCCTAGGCGTCTTATTACGGCCCTTTTATCTGGTAACGTTTCCTGTTTTGCCACTGTTGGCTTATACCGTTTGGAGGCCTGTGTTCTTCATCACCGGCCTGCCATCCTCTGTTCGTTACTCCGATTGCACAGAGAGGGTTCCCCGTGCCTTTTGGTCTTGTTCTGAGGGTCGTTTCCTCACTTTGTTGGTGTTTTTTCTTGAGAAGCCTTTGGTTCTTCCATTCAAGGAGAGTGCAATCTTCTCTGTTTCTGTTATTTTTCCTCTTGTTTCCCTTCTACAGTAACATCTCTCAGTATGTCTGGAGACGAGATTCCCATACCTAAGGAGAAACTCACTTCTGGAGTGAAAGTCTCTCTTCCACCTTTGACCCACAAAGATCTCCCGGTATTACAAGGTTCCTTTCGCTTGGATGGGCGCAACTACCTCCAATGGTCTGAGCTCATCCGTCACACTCTCATAAGTCGCAAGAAAATCAGTTATATTGAAGAAAAAGCCCCTGCTGAAACTGATCCACAATATGACACATGGCGTGAAGAGAATTCTCTTATTATGACCTGGTTTTGGTACTCCATGATTCCGGAAATTAGCCGGAATTATATGTTTTTCCCTACTGCTAAGGAGATTTGGAATAATCTGGCACAGGCATATTCTAAGAAACAAGATCTCTCAGCTTGTTA
This window harbors:
- the LOC130712568 gene encoding uncharacterized protein LOC130712568, translated to MGLYTVKSGYNWLMEKNAISPPSTSAGLQLNWKGIWETGAAPKCKSFVWRACQKVLPVNVNLQNRGVDVDPLCPLCQMEPETVTYALLRCPTVQDVAEDVVAVIFTIAWAIWNRRNKMVFTKALLPIPVVIQEAYANVPSPVEFEPGVHGDDATVLLGISSPVSNGNDTDMRWVAPARGRVKINIDVSVRGTHGTGFGMVARDHPGKVLAAATETLQEEFSPLMAEALCCR